The genomic segment gttccttggatccgctggtctttatgccgctccccctcgtcaagtctaGGTGTACTGATGAGTGAttgtttgcaggcttgttgctgtgtgggcgtgttgtgctcagcgcgagcagaggtgtgtttgagtgtgctgccagcagaggggttaatagaggtgcctgcagctccagctgcagaggaaacgtgggtttgactccgcgtcatgacagtattagtgcccaaggcatgggtaacttacacatctgtgaaggcaccattaatgctgaaaggtacatacaggttttggagcaacatatgttgccatccaagaacgttatcatggacgcacctgcttatttcaacaagacaataccaagccacgtgttacaacagtgtggcttctcagtaaaagagtgtgggtactagactggcctgcctgtagtccagacctgtcttccattgaaaatgtgtggcgcaatatgaagcctaaaataccacaacagagaccccggactgttgaacaactttaagctgtacatcaagaaagaatgggaaataattccacctgaaaagcttcaaaaattggtctccttagttcccaaacgtttactgagtgttgttaaaaggaaaggctatgtaacacagtggtaaaaatgcccctgtgccaacttttttgcaatgtgttgctgccattaaattttaagttaatgattatttgcacaaaaaaaaataagtttctcagttcgaacattaaataccatgtctttgcagtgtattcaattgaatataagttgaaaatgatttgcaaatcattgtattctgtttttatttacgaattacacaacgtgccaacttcactggtttggggattTGTAGATTTTGAGCCATATTGCCCGTCCATACTAAAAAGTCCACCCGCCTTGGTCTTATTTTATTGTGAATAATGTTTTAAAGAGTGGCATTTTTGTCCCCCACGGAAATTTCAGGCCAGTTCATAAAATAATTTGGTTTTCCTCAGTACATGTACGTAAATGTTCTGAATGCCTCATGTGACTGAATAAAGCTCAACGTTTCTAAAGCATGTGTTTGTCTTGTGttctgcagacgtctgtgaagaacatcatCTCCCTCTACAGCAGGAAGACAGCTTCAAGACAGAGCAGGAGGAACCACAAATCTACCACAATCATGAGGAAGAGAAGGCACCACCGACTTTACACTTAAAAAAGAGAGATGTTGACGCACTAACCCCCAACATTAAAGAGAAAAAGGAAGTGACACATCCCCACCACTTTAAAAAGGAAGAACAGTACCCACTGACCCTGCatgttaaagaggaagaggaggaacagagCACCAGTCGGGAGGAGGGAAAGCATCTTGAATGGTCGAAGGAGTTCCCAGTGATTGGtgtgattgtgaagagtgaagatgatgagatcaaagatgaaagtgaggagaagggaGAGGTgaagcctccaagcagcagctcaactcaacacatgacaacagaagctgatggagaccactgtggaggatcacaagcagacaagctcttagctccactatcagatagtgacgacacaacgtcacactctcctgacactgatgatgaagactctaaagccgaaaagacatgtcacactgacaacacacgctttaaatgttctcactgtgacaaaacttgTAAATACCGTTGTGATCTTaaaatacacatgagaaaacacactggagaaaaacctttcacctgttcaatctgtagtaaaggttttgcagaaagtcaaaatttgaaagtacacatgagaatacacacgggagaaaaaccattcACATGCTCAGTTTGCAGTAAACGATTCTCTCTGAAGCAAGCTATGATTAGACAcacaagaatacacactggagaaaaaacgtttttctgctcagaatgtggtaaaggttttatacAAAATAGtgatttgaaaatacacatgagaacacacactgaagaaaaatctttttcctgctcagaatgtggtaaatatTTTCTCCAAAgacagtatttaaaaaaacacatgagaatacacactggagaaaaccaGTTTaactgttcaatctgcggtaaagattttgtaAAACGTCAATATTTgacagtacacatgagaatacacaccgggGAAAAActttttatctgttcaatctgtggtaaaggttttgcacaaagtaacaatttaaaagtacacatgagaatacacactggagaaaaactacTTTCCTGTTctatctgcggtaaagattttgtacaaagtcaacatttgaaagcacacatgagaacacacacaggagagaaagtgttgagttgcagtgtgtgtgatgaaagattctcttataagtaccagtgtaagaaacacaagtgtgctggtgtgAACAGCAGCAACACATGAAGCTGCAGGGTTTGAAATCAACTGTCAAGACTTTTATTAACTTTGGCTTTctgacatcagcacatataacatgattgacatcattgttgtgtatGTAACACATACTTGTTAATATACTTCTTACATTAATAGATGATATATTTTAGATTAGTGtttttttcagtcaagtacaagcaataatatacaacattGTGTACTTTAATTAAAAGCAGAGCAATTTGACTAAAAAAGGTGAGAGTAAACAGTACAAAACATGTACGTTACATACAATAAAAAtttaatgtgtatataaatattcatAATTACATTTTATGCTTATTCATAACAGTGTTTTAATATAGGATTTTGAAATAATGAATTGTTGTATATGTTAATTTCTAATTGTAAatgattccatagatgaactgtatatgatatacatatttgttttacttgtgttcatacctttgcttttgagtacacataaagCCCTCTTAATCAtgtttactggttcacatctgaaacatcttctagaccacttctggaagcatattattatttactttatacatcatttgagcagttgtgttttatacaagatcatttacttttgaaatgtctgactttatgaatcattatGGGTCTTGATAATGCATTCTTTAAACTTTATTACTCTTTttttgtaatatgaatattgttttgtgattgttttataagtatgtccccagacctttatgcaatatgtAAAGTATGCTTCAACTAAAGTTGGGAACAATAAATGTAGTtatttgttatgtatgtattttgttctATGTTATGTTGctgtaattttttatatttttttatttgtatgatTTTTAAATGTAGTTTCGAGTTTAGTTCTctcaactacaaaacccaaaaccagtgaagttggcatgttgtgtaaagtaatcacaaaaaaaataagaattgtagaaatgattggaaactcaagacagccatgacattgtgttcttaacaagtgtatgtaaacttttgaccacaactgtatgtatatatatatatatatatattatatatatatatatatatatatatatatatatatatatatatatatatatatatgttgagctcataggactagatagtacaatccctcagattaatcagcagttagtgttgagtggggtgtggggggttaggggaaaaagcttcactggggtcttcaggtgggcaccctccttcactggtgtttcgttgataggcccacgacacctccggagggctcaacggcgacatctggcgtcccaggtgtgcccccctctgcctttacccctagatgtcatttagcagcccagtttgggtcctttctcttgaaccatatccatctgctactttgttcagcagcatccgacagcgatttgacagcccgccggaaggcctgacctctcaatcccattcctttgaggagcttggttgtggacgtagcaacgaagcctctgcacccgacttcaactggaagcactcgggcacgccagccgcgctgctctgcctcggctgctatgtccgcatacctcagttgtttgcgctcatatgcttcaccaactgctgcttcccatggtacagttagttcaacaatgaacacagtcttctgggaggttgaccacaagaccaggtccggcctgaagctggttgtaatgatttcaggcgggaagatgagtttgtggtccaagtcaacctgcattttccagtcccgggcagagtccagaagggttgcctccactcttgcagatggttttggtgggagttgtcctgctcttacaaactgagtggtgattgagtgactagggattgggggagggagggccttgttgttatttctcttttcctccagggtgatcgccagctgtctcaagacctggttgtgcctccAGGTGTAGCGGCCTTGAGACAAACTGATTTTGCAGCCAGTGAGGATGTGACGGAGTGTTGCAGGGGTTTGACAGAGTGCACAAGAAGGATCTTCTCCAAACCATTGGTTTAAGTTCTTGGGTGTGGGAAGAACATCGTAGGTGGCTCTGATGATGAAGCTGATTTGGCTCCCTTCCATTTCCCAAAGATCCTTCCATGTGAGCTTACGATGCTCCAGGTTTTCCCAGCTAGTCCACTGTCCCTGTTTGGACTGTGCCACTGCTGTTGCACATCTGTCTGCCTCCTCTTGTTGTCGAACCTGATCAACCACCAGCTTTCTCCTCTGGGCTGATGTTGCTTTGTGCCATGTGGGTCGACTAGCCCCAAGTCCAAACCCACCTCTTCCGTGCTGCACTTGTCCCACTATGTCTCCATGCCTGAGAGCAGATTTGGCTTGTTGTACGGCCTCAGATGGGATCCATTTCCTCCCGGTTGTCAGTCTGGGAGCAACCGCTCGGATCACCTCATCTTGAGACTCAGTCAGTGTCATGCTCAGCCTCACCTTGGTGCATTTAAACTCCTCCGTGAGGCTAAAGATGGGCAGTTCCAGGGCACCATGACCATATAGGCCGATGTTACTGAGGCACCGtggaaggccaagccacttctTGATGTATGCACTGACTGTTCTCTCCAGCTTCTCGACTTTGGACATGGGGATCTCATAGACCGTTAGTGGCCACATCAAACGGGGGAGCAATCCAAACTGTAGGCACCACAGTTTCAACTTGCCAGGAAGTAAGGTCTTGTCAATGCGGGCAAGGCCTTTGATGGTTTCTTCCCTCAGCTGATTGCTCTGGTCCGAGTCTTTGAGACTTGCGTTGTACAATCGCCCTAGACTCTTGACTGGCAGCTCTGACACCAACGGAATGGGAGTATCCTCGATGTAGAACCTCTGGTCCGTGAGTTTCCCCTTGACGATAGATATGCTCCTGGACTTGCTGGGTTTaaacttcatccgtgcccatgaaATGTTGGCATGAAGCTTTCCCAGCAGATGTTTAGTGCATGCAATGGTTGAGGTCAAGGTGGTCATGTCGTCCATGTAGGCACGGATGGGAGGTAGACGCTGTCCCCCTTTCAGACGTTCTCCACCCACAACCCATTTGGAAGCTCGAATTATCACTTCCATTGCCATGGTGAAGGCTAGAGGGGAGATGGTACATCCAGCCATTATTCCCACCTCCAGAGATTGCCATGATGTTGTGTATTCTGTTGTTTTGACACAGAATTGCAGATCACGGAAGTAGTTTTTCACGAGGTTTGTGATGGTATTTGGgatgtggaagaagttgaaggcTGTCCAGATGAGAGAATGAGGGACGGATCCAAAAGCATTGGCTAGGTCTAGGAATAAGACGTGCAGGTCTCTTCCTTCCCTCTTGGCAGATTGGATTTGGTGCCATATCATGCTTGTATGCTCCAAGCAGCCTGAGAAACCAGGTATTCCAGCTTTCTGCACGGATGTATCAATCAAGCTGTTTTGCTTCAGGTACGTTGTCATCCTTTTAGCAACGATGCTAAAGAAGACCTTCCCTTCAACGTTTACCAGGTTGATCTGCCGGAATTGATCGATGTTTGAGGCATCTTTTTCCTTTGGGATTAACACTCCCCCAGCTCTGCGCCACACTTTTGGGATGGTTTGCTTCGTCCACATCACCTTCATCTGCCTCCACAGAAAGCGTAAGACATTTGGGGAATTTTTGTACAGCTGATATGGAACTCCATTTGGTCCTGGAGCTGAAGCTGCCCTTGATTTCCTCATTGCTTCCTCAACCTCGCTCCACCTTGGGGGACTGTCGTCCAGTTGGTGTTCTGGTTGAGGTATTGGTGGCATGTCTGATGGTATCTCTCTCTCTTCGAATCTTTGACTGTCTGTGTGAGTGGTTTTCAGGTGGTCTTCCAGTTCCCTCTTTGGCACCTTAAGTGATCCACTCTTTTCCTTTGTGAAGAGGCCTTTCACAAATCTGAAAGGGTCCTTGTAGAAGGATGTTCTCGCCCTTTCCTTCCTCTTGCGTCGAGTCCTGAGGTTTTCAGCTCTCCGCAATCTTCCCAGGTGTCCCTTCAGGTCTGTTTGCAGGAGGTCAATGCCCACTCTTTCCTCCAGTGAGGCTCTCTTCCATTCCTTCCTCAAAAACCTTCTCTCTTTGACCAGTCGTTCGATTTCCTTTTGCCTTCTGGACTTTGGAGGGGTTGTTGATGGCATGTCCTTTTTCCCTGTCATGCGTGTTCCGAATCTTTCTGCTCCATAGGAGTAGATCAGATCTCCCATCTTCTCTAGTTTCTTCTCCACCGTTCCTTTGATTCCGTCCAGGATCTTGATCAGGTCTGCATCGATTATTCCCCACTCTTTCTTGCTGCTGGACTTTGGCCACTTCACATGAGGTCTGTGGCCTTGCATGTTCTTCTCCAAAGCAGGTTGCAAGTGGCTTGGTTCCACAATCTCTGATGTAGTGCTTGAATTACTTTCAGCCTCTGGGGTATTGATGCTCGGTGGACTGTGGGTTAAATCCTGCCGCTGAGCTTCACTCGCCTGACTTGACCTTTCTCTCAAAAGATAGAGATCAATGCGAGGTCCAGGCTTCGTTTTCTTCAAGCACTTCATCCGCCCTTGATGTATTTTAAGGCCTctgatggatgttattttggaCCAGCCACAGCTGCATACTTGGCGCTCTTGTCCTTcagcttttgaccacaactgtatgtatatatatatatatatatatttatatatatatatatatatatatatatatatatatatatatatatatatatatatatatatatatatatatatatatatatatatatatatatatatatatagtggtggTACTTGGTTAAGAAGCTTACTTACTACTTTATATACACTCTTAAAGCGTGATGAAAGGTGTTGGGCTTTAAAGGTTACAATAATGactcttgcaagcgttttttcaTCTTTATAAtcctaaaaatatttaaaaaaaatattaaatctgtgttcttgtctctcataatgattgtaaataatgggcaaaattccaaaaacgtgCTGGGGGGAGGGATATGTTGTATCGTATATTTGAAGGTCGTTGCAGCGTTAAGACACTAGATGTCAGTAATGTAAAAGCTATAGAACACTGCAGAGAGTATTTTGGGGCGTTTCAAGTTAAAATGGAAGATCTGAACAGTTCCACTGCCGACAAGATGTTACAACTGTCAAATAGCAATAATGTGTAAAGCAAAGCAACATTTTGGAAGGTGTGAAGGAGAACACGAATATGGAGTATAATAATGTcataatatagtaataataataataatcaccataATCATGTTATTCGGCAGTTTATGGGTTTGTGTATGGTCAGGAAACAAGAATCAGAAATGTATCAAATCAAAGCAGAGTGAAATCTTGCATATGCCGACGTAGTTAAAATGTAGAAGCAGGAAAAATGTATCAGTGGAAAGTAATGAGAATATCAGCAATCAGCAATTTCAATGATAACCACGGACAAAAAGGTCATATTCTTCCATATGCaagcaaaaaaagacaaaaaaaaaagattattgtgTCAAAGCTGCAGCAAAATTGTTGGATTTGAAAGATTTATCATGTGAAAACGTACAGGAGGAATTACAGAAGGCGGTGGTGACGAGCACAAGTCACAATCGCACCTCATAAATAGATGGTTTTTTTCTGACATCGGAGAGTCATTTGGActaaaataaatcatcaatttgtGGCAGTAATGTACGCGGAGTTGGTTTGCCAACcgccaaaaaaacacaaatagcAAGTATGCAAataaagttatgtaaaaaaaaatggacaggAAGTCGCTTGTTCCTTGCGCATGCGTGAAGCGTGTGTCTTCCAGTACCAACCGTGTTTTGAAACGCAACATCACAGTGTTGTCTTTCAGTCTGCATTGATTCCTTCATTTGAACATTTGTACTTATTCGTCCACTGTTTGAAAAACTAAACTTTATTAATTGTTGGTGTGAGGACTAACTGAGCTCGTCTCGGTAAACAGAAGCGTCTCAgacttagcttgctagttagcttagcttgctagctgctaacaaagagactcAGCCgcgatcaacacatcgctaagcagagatcgaGTGTGAgtataaagtgttgtgattgtgtgaaaatgtgtaaaatagcaATGATGAGAGTGTTGGTGAATCAGCGAAGAAAAATGTGCAGtgttgtctatgaatgttctcattcatccaggtcattgtcatctctcGGCATTCAGTCGATCGCAACATCATGTTTAGTTTATCTTAAAAGACGTTTGGCCGCTCATCATAAAATTGTGCTCATaaactgagattggtcagatctagtcaagcGGTGGGTGCCAAAACCCCACATATTTATACTCCACAACCAAGAGGgagtgcctgggcaaggatggtttcgccctatcttggtgagaaaaacaactgttgagatgcaagcAAGCAATcataactgtcaaagccaacgacaatcGTTGAAGAGTAATTTCCCTTTGTTATCATTGAGGCATTGTGTGACAGAACGATTGCTGTGGATCGACTATTACCAGTCCAAAAtaaatggcacaaatggcattctggtcaccttctgtgaccagaatgtttctaactcctgttatttgttggagactaaattgcagagtcttttaggaatggttaaaAGGacggtgttgtatgtgggagacaggtggtgtcgcaaaCCACCTCCTCTGattagggatggtttttcaaccttgacatagatggtttCCCTCACTCCTTTTTGGCAACATccatcctccctgtccagaatatgtaaatttttgttctcaaagaaGTTCTTGTTCCTccttgaggtgc from the Entelurus aequoreus isolate RoL-2023_Sb linkage group LG20, RoL_Eaeq_v1.1, whole genome shotgun sequence genome contains:
- the LOC133635806 gene encoding zinc finger protein 260-like isoform X1 codes for the protein MCERTIAEYEEELCPTNEGKERQHQLLDAYYRKHHQIVLQTDAQQPPLIKEEYLHPSSVKEEEAEPSHIKVEEEEVWSSQEGEFPLGQEETDLTKFPLTVVSVKTEDHEDKAPESSQLHHSPNVCEEHHLPLQQEDSFKTEQEEPQIYHNHEEEKAPPTLHLKKRDVDALTPNIKEKKEVTHPHHFKKEEQYPLTLHVKEEEEEQSTSREEGKHLEWSKEFPVIGVIVKSEDDEIKDESEEKGEVKPPSSSSTQHMTTEADGDHCGGSQADKLLAPLSDSDDTTSHSPDTDDEDSKAEKTCHTDNTRFKCSHCDKTCKYRCDLKIHMRKHTGEKPFTCSICSKGFAESQNLKVHMRIHTGEKPFTCSVCSKRFSLKQAMIRHTRIHTGEKTFFCSECGKGFIQNSDLKIHMRTHTEEKSFSCSECGKYFLQRQYLKKHMRIHTGENQFNCSICGKDFVKRQYLTVHMRIHTGEKLFICSICGKGFAQSNNLKVHMRIHTGEKLLSCSICGKDFVQSQHLKAHMRTHTGEKVLSCSVCDERFSYKYQCKKHKCAGVNSSNT
- the LOC133635806 gene encoding zinc finger protein OZF-like isoform X2, producing MCERTIAEYEEELCPTNEGKERQHQLLDAYYRKHHQIVLQTDVCEEHHLPLQQEDSFKTEQEEPQIYHNHEEEKAPPTLHLKKRDVDALTPNIKEKKEVTHPHHFKKEEQYPLTLHVKEEEEEQSTSREEGKHLEWSKEFPVIGVIVKSEDDEIKDESEEKGEVKPPSSSSTQHMTTEADGDHCGGSQADKLLAPLSDSDDTTSHSPDTDDEDSKAEKTCHTDNTRFKCSHCDKTCKYRCDLKIHMRKHTGEKPFTCSICSKGFAESQNLKVHMRIHTGEKPFTCSVCSKRFSLKQAMIRHTRIHTGEKTFFCSECGKGFIQNSDLKIHMRTHTEEKSFSCSECGKYFLQRQYLKKHMRIHTGENQFNCSICGKDFVKRQYLTVHMRIHTGEKLFICSICGKGFAQSNNLKVHMRIHTGEKLLSCSICGKDFVQSQHLKAHMRTHTGEKVLSCSVCDERFSYKYQCKKHKCAGVNSSNT